One window from the genome of Nicotiana sylvestris chromosome 9, ASM39365v2, whole genome shotgun sequence encodes:
- the LOC138877438 gene encoding uncharacterized protein: protein MEDVCEQFKITHKNSTPYQPKANDAVEAANKNIKKILRKTIQSSRQWHEQLPFALLGYRTTVRTSVGATPYLLVYGTEAVIPAEVEIPSLWTIVEAEIEDSEWVKTRLEQLTLIEEKRMAAEAKGKFSPNWKGPYIIRKILPRGALYLGDIEGNDPETAVNANAVKRYYV, encoded by the exons aTGGAGGacgtatgcgaacagttcaaaataacgcataagAACTCCACTCCTTATCAGCCCAAAGCCAATGACGCTgttgaagcggcaaacaaaaacatcaagaagattttgagaaagacaatccagagttccagacagtggcatgaacagttacctttTGCCTTGCTGGGATATCGTACTACAGTGCGCACGTCAGTAGgcgcaaccccatacttgttggtttatgggaccgaggctgtgataccggcagaggtagaaattccttcgctctggaccattgtcgaagcagagattgaagatagcgagtgggttaagactcgattggagcagttgaccttAATTGAGGAAAAACGAATGGCTGCG gaagcgaaaggaaaattttctcctaattggaaaggtccatacatcatcaggaagatattacCAAGAGGAGCATTatatctgggtgatattgaaggaaatgatcctgaaacagctgTGAATGCAAAtgcggtcaaaaggtactatgtatga